Proteins co-encoded in one Stomoxys calcitrans chromosome 5, idStoCalc2.1, whole genome shotgun sequence genomic window:
- the LOC106085409 gene encoding ejaculatory bulb-specific protein 3-like, translating into MRLFVAVIAAFMVIAVAADEKYTTKYDNVDVDEILKSERLFKNYYNCLIDKGSCTPDARELKNTLPDALQTECSKCNEKQKANAEKVARYVIENKPEEWKTLQAKYDPEKVYYNKYKDEAEKHGVKL; encoded by the coding sequence ATGAGACTATTTGTTGCTGTTATTGCTGCCTTCATGGTCATTGCCGTTGCCGCCGATGAGAAATATACCACGAAGTATGACAATGTCGATGTTGATGAAATCTTAAAGTCAGAGCGTCTCTTCAAGAACTACTACAACTGTCTCATTGACAAAGGCAGCTGCACACCCGATGCTCGTGAACTGAAGAATACCCTACCCGATGCCCTGCAAACCGAATGCAGCAAATGCAATGAAAAGCAAAAGGCCAATGCCGAAAAGGTGGCCCGCTATGTCATTGAAAACAAGCCCGAGGAGTGGAAGACCTTGCAGGCTAAATACGATCCCGAGAAGGTCTACTACAACAAATACAAGGAtgaggccgaaaaacatggagTAAAATTGTAA
- the LOC106085410 gene encoding ejaculatory bulb-specific protein 3-like precursor, producing MKLFTFALVVLIAAVSAEDKYTTKYDNVDVDEILKSDRLFKNYYNCLIDVGKCTPDARELKKTLPDALKTECAKCSEKQRANSDKVLRYIIENKESEWKVLQAKYDPEQTYYNKYKNEAQKRGLKI from the coding sequence ATGAAACTTTTCACCTTTGCCCTCGTTGTCTTGATTGCTGCCGTCTCGGCTGAGGACAAATATACCACCAAATATGATAATGTCGATGTTGATGAAATCCTTAAATCGGATCGTCTTTTCAAGAACTACTACAACTGTTTGATTGATGTTGGCAAATGTACTCCAGATGCCCGTGAGCTCAAGAAGACCCTGCCTGATGCCCTCAAAACCGAATGTGCCAAATGTAGTGAAAAACAGAGAGCAAACTCGGACAAAGTTTTGCGTTACATCATCGAAAACAAAGAATCTGAATGGAAGGTATTGCAGGCCAAATATGATCCCGAACAGACCTATTACAACAAATACAAGAACGAAGCTCAAAAACGTGGATTGAAAATCTAA